A section of the Triplophysa dalaica isolate WHDGS20190420 chromosome 8, ASM1584641v1, whole genome shotgun sequence genome encodes:
- the wars2 gene encoding tryptophan--tRNA ligase, mitochondrial, with amino-acid sequence MALSIRLNVKSVFRYITKNNCPRRLFKAQQSTVTTSTHDERVFSGIQPTGVPHLGNYLGALESWVALQGKYSSVMYSIVDLHSITQPQDPQFLRENILDMVASLLACGIDPTRSILFQQSQVSQHAELSWILGCLTSMPRLRHLPQWKMKSKQKNEGSVGLYTYPVLQAADILLYKSTHVPVGEDQIQHLELAQDLARIFNNQYGEFFPEPCALLSSTRKVKSLRDPSCKMSKSDPQRLATVFLTDTPDDIVLKIRRAVTDFNSKVTYEPESRPGVSNLVSVHVAVSGQSLEEVVRLADGLDTGQYKNVVAEAVVQKLEPIRQEIQRLRADRGYLESLLAEGAEKARCLAAPVMMEVRKRVGFC; translated from the exons AGTACCCATGATGAGCGGGTCTTCTCCGGAATCCAGCCTACAGGTGTTCCTCACTTAGGGAACTATCTTGGAGCTCTAGAGAGCTGGGTGGCTCTGCAGGGAaagtacagttcagtcatgtaCAGCATTGTAGATCTTCACTCCATCACCCAGCCTCAGGACCCTCAGTTTCTCCGGGAGAACATCCTGGACATGGTGGCCAGTTTGTTAGCTTGTGGCATCGACCCAACTCGCTCCATTCTCTTCCAGCAGTCTCAG GTCTCTCAACATGCGGAACTCTCGTGGATCCTGGGCTGCCTCACTAGCATGCCTCGATTGAGACACCTGCCTCAATGGAag ATGAAGAGCAAGCAGAAGAATGAGGGCAGTGTGGGACTTTACACTTACCCTGTGTTACAAGCTGCAGACATACTCCTCTACAA ATCCACACATGTGCCTGTAGGGGAGGACCAGATCCAGCATTTGGAGCTCGCCCAGGACCTGGCCCGAATCTTCAACAACCAGTACGGAGAGTTCTTTCCCGAACCTTGTGCCCTGCTCA GTTCCACTCGAAAGGTGAAATCTCTCAGAGATCCATCCTGCAAGATGTCAAAGTCTGATCCTCAAAGGTTGGCCACAGTTTTTTTGACCGATACACCTGACGACATTGTCCTCAAGATTCGCAGGGCTGTGACAGACTTCAATTCTAAAGTGACTTATGAGCCTGAGAGTCGTCCGGGTGTATCAAACTTAGTCTCTGTGCACGTGGCCGTGTCTGGACAGAGCCTGGAGGAGGTGGTTAGGCTGGCTGACGGTTTGGACACCGGACAGTACAAGAATGTGGTCGCTGAGGCTGTTGTACAGAAGCTGGAACCTATTCGGCAAGAGATCCAGAGACTGAGGGCTGACAGGGGGTATCTTGAGAGTCTGCTGGCAGAAGGAGCGGAGAAAGCTCGCTGCCTTGCAGCTCCTGTGATGATGGAGGTCAGGAAACGGGTGGGATTCTGTTAA